In Desulfobulbaceae bacterium, one DNA window encodes the following:
- a CDS encoding Rho termination factor N-terminal domain-containing protein produces the protein MTDEKQALAEEQKPLDKMTVKELRDLAKESDITGISGMKKDELLAAIKGTSGGADATAETGAPKAKAPKAANKKASSGPKAPKTSAKDCKAEINSLRKELVASKEDGDKAQFNTLRRRISLLKKKSRKFKKAV, from the coding sequence ATGACGGATGAGAAACAAGCGTTAGCTGAAGAACAAAAGCCACTCGACAAAATGACAGTTAAAGAGTTGCGTGATTTAGCTAAAGAGTCTGACATTACCGGGATAAGTGGCATGAAAAAAGATGAGCTTTTGGCTGCCATTAAAGGAACAAGCGGAGGTGCAGACGCGACTGCTGAGACTGGAGCACCCAAAGCAAAAGCCCCTAAAGCTGCGAATAAAAAAGCTTCTTCCGGTCCAAAAGCTCCAAAAACTTCAGCAAAAGATTGTAAGGCGGAGATCAACTCTTTAAGAAAAGAGCTGGTGGCCAGCAAAGAAGATGGGGACAAAGCCCAATTTAATACTTTGCGTAGACGAATTAGTCTTTTGAAGAAGAAAAGTCGTAAGTTTAAAAAAGCCGTTTAA
- a CDS encoding tRNA-dihydrouridine synthase family protein, which translates to MGITDAVYRQTFAKYFDGFDCAIAPFVCSVSSRKLKPNYLKDLFPERNTRLSVTPQVLSKNAEDFLFIAEKIGELGYTSINWNLGCPVQMVAKKRRGSGLLPYPDQIDSILEQVCAKWPHGLSIKTRLGRNSPEEILVLLKIFDRYPLKELIIHPRLGVQMYKGDVDLTGFGNCLAQTSHQVVYNGDITNEEFLLTLKDRFPALNRWMIGRAALSNPFLADSCRGTGKQFTAGSHREILVQFHNDLFKQYNELLFGPSHLLGKMKAIWNYLGQIFDNSDQIIKKIQKSTRIDQYNDYVVFLFETEKLALE; encoded by the coding sequence ATGGGAATAACTGATGCGGTCTATAGGCAGACTTTTGCAAAATATTTCGACGGATTCGATTGTGCAATTGCCCCTTTCGTCTGTTCCGTATCAAGTCGAAAGTTAAAACCTAATTACTTGAAGGATCTTTTCCCTGAGCGAAATACCAGACTTTCGGTGACTCCTCAGGTTCTGAGTAAAAACGCTGAAGACTTCCTGTTTATTGCCGAAAAGATCGGTGAACTCGGCTATACTTCAATTAATTGGAATTTGGGGTGTCCGGTGCAGATGGTTGCCAAAAAAAGACGAGGTTCCGGTCTATTACCCTATCCAGATCAAATTGACAGTATCCTTGAACAAGTGTGTGCTAAATGGCCTCATGGGTTGTCAATAAAGACCCGACTGGGCAGAAATTCTCCAGAGGAAATACTTGTACTTCTGAAGATCTTCGACCGGTATCCCCTTAAAGAGTTAATCATACACCCGCGACTGGGGGTACAAATGTACAAAGGAGATGTCGATCTGACAGGCTTTGGTAACTGTTTGGCTCAAACCTCCCATCAAGTTGTCTATAATGGCGACATAACTAACGAAGAGTTCCTTTTGACACTTAAAGACAGATTTCCAGCTTTGAACCGTTGGATGATTGGCAGGGCAGCGCTTTCAAATCCTTTTCTTGCCGATAGTTGCAGGGGAACCGGAAAACAATTCACTGCTGGTAGTCATCGTGAAATATTGGTACAATTCCATAATGACCTATTCAAACAATACAATGAACTCTTGTTTGGTCCCTCACATTTACTGGGAAAAATGAAGGCAATTTGGAATTATCTTGGCCAAATATTTGATAATTCTGATCAAATAATTAAAAAAATCCAGAAAAGTACTCGAATAGATCAATATAATGATTATGTTGTATTTCTTTTCGAAACAGAAAAATTAGCACTTGAGTGA
- a CDS encoding carboxy terminal-processing peptidase — protein MDYKKICTVVVVCFSLVTYVSSNASTTEVGYDSNKSKLLSYIISKQLSENHYTHKPINDSFSEDTFKQYIKQVDPQKRYFIQQDLDALSPYAKTLDDEMTSGHIVFPNVAEEIIKQRTTQILGFLDEIEKVTIDFQSKELLEVDPEKLSFSTTVDELKQRWLKTVTYQVVSRYLDLVDINKVKVEAAIAPENKSDADLRKEAKEKVLKSNREVLGRILKREKSDVVERYFTAVARAFDPHSSFMAPTQKEDFDIHMRGSLEGIGAVLQEEDGFIKVMRIIPGGAAYRQKKLHASDTILMVAQSNEEPVDITDMPIRDAVQLIRGPKGSEVRLTVKTAEGKISIIPIIRDVVQLEETFVKSAVLTNKTNEKFAYLKIPSFYRDFEQTKNGGSGRNVTDDVIKALDEFKSEKTQGLIIDLRNNGGGALVDAVKIAGLFIETGPIVQIKTNDQKAEVLYDYDKSIYYDGAIVVLINRFSASASEILAGALQDYNRAVIIGSDHSYGKGTVQTLINLDTKLPFFSVNMTKYKPLGHLKVTTQKFYRVNGESTQRKGIVSDIILPDRFQYAETGEQYMENSMPWDTIDPVDFDMWKDHFNLNTLKATSSSRVKNDDDFLQIEKDANESKKRLEHTLIAIDIDSVKKARESVKDESANTGSPHRIETSGLSKEDEAKEYTKEEQQQLMVDRLQEDPYVIESLSVLDDFS, from the coding sequence ATGGACTATAAGAAAATTTGCACAGTGGTAGTGGTATGTTTTTCGTTGGTAACCTATGTCTCCTCAAATGCAAGTACTACTGAGGTTGGTTATGACAGCAACAAATCAAAACTTTTAAGTTACATAATCTCTAAACAACTTTCGGAGAATCATTACACCCATAAGCCTATTAATGATTCATTCTCAGAAGATACCTTTAAACAGTATATTAAACAAGTTGATCCTCAGAAACGCTATTTTATTCAACAGGATTTAGACGCTCTTTCACCTTATGCGAAAACCCTTGATGATGAGATGACCAGTGGCCATATAGTCTTTCCTAATGTAGCTGAGGAGATCATTAAGCAAAGGACGACACAAATTCTTGGATTTTTAGACGAGATAGAGAAAGTCACCATTGATTTTCAGTCAAAGGAGTTACTTGAGGTTGACCCGGAAAAACTGTCTTTTAGCACCACTGTTGACGAACTTAAGCAACGCTGGCTTAAGACAGTCACCTATCAAGTTGTTTCCAGGTATCTGGATTTGGTAGATATTAACAAGGTAAAAGTTGAAGCCGCAATCGCACCAGAGAATAAGAGTGATGCCGACCTTAGAAAGGAGGCTAAAGAGAAAGTATTAAAAAGTAACAGGGAAGTTCTTGGACGCATACTCAAAAGGGAAAAAAGTGACGTTGTTGAACGTTATTTCACTGCCGTTGCCAGGGCTTTTGATCCCCACAGCAGTTTCATGGCACCGACCCAGAAGGAAGACTTTGATATACATATGCGCGGTTCGCTTGAAGGAATAGGTGCGGTTCTTCAAGAAGAAGATGGTTTTATAAAGGTGATGCGGATTATTCCGGGAGGTGCTGCCTATCGTCAGAAAAAACTTCACGCTAGTGATACAATTTTGATGGTAGCACAATCAAATGAGGAACCTGTTGATATAACTGACATGCCGATTCGTGATGCAGTTCAATTGATTCGTGGGCCCAAAGGCAGCGAAGTTCGACTTACCGTAAAGACCGCCGAGGGAAAAATATCAATTATTCCGATCATTCGTGACGTGGTTCAGTTAGAAGAAACCTTCGTTAAGAGTGCCGTTTTAACAAATAAAACTAATGAAAAATTTGCCTATCTCAAAATACCTTCTTTTTACAGGGATTTCGAACAGACTAAAAACGGTGGTTCAGGGCGTAACGTAACCGATGATGTTATAAAGGCACTTGATGAGTTTAAGTCCGAAAAAACCCAGGGCCTGATTATTGACTTAAGAAACAACGGCGGTGGAGCGTTAGTCGATGCCGTAAAAATTGCCGGACTGTTTATTGAAACAGGTCCAATTGTACAGATTAAAACAAATGATCAGAAGGCGGAGGTTCTTTATGACTACGATAAGAGCATTTACTATGATGGCGCTATTGTAGTTCTGATCAATCGATTCAGTGCATCTGCCTCAGAAATACTCGCCGGTGCTTTACAGGATTATAATAGGGCTGTCATTATCGGCAGTGATCATTCATATGGAAAAGGAACTGTTCAAACATTGATTAACCTTGATACCAAGCTTCCTTTTTTCAGTGTTAACATGACAAAATATAAGCCTTTAGGCCACCTAAAAGTAACTACCCAAAAATTTTATCGAGTTAATGGTGAATCGACCCAGCGCAAGGGCATTGTCTCTGACATTATTCTTCCTGATCGTTTCCAATATGCTGAGACTGGAGAGCAGTATATGGAAAACTCCATGCCATGGGATACAATTGATCCCGTTGACTTCGACATGTGGAAAGACCATTTTAATCTGAACACATTAAAGGCGACAAGCAGTTCGAGAGTCAAAAACGATGATGATTTTTTACAGATAGAAAAAGACGCAAATGAGAGTAAAAAGAGGCTTGAGCATACCCTGATAGCTATCGATATTGATTCTGTCAAAAAGGCGAGGGAATCTGTTAAAGATGAGTCTGCAAATACTGGCTCTCCGCACAGAATTGAAACATCTGGACTATCAAAAGAAGATGAAGCTAAAGAGTATACCAAGGAAGAGCAACAGCAGTTGATGGTTGATCGCCTTCAGGAAGATCCTTATGTGATAGAATCTTTATCAGTTTTAGATGATTTTTCCTGA